In Cololabis saira isolate AMF1-May2022 chromosome 4, fColSai1.1, whole genome shotgun sequence, one DNA window encodes the following:
- the sphkap gene encoding A-kinase anchor protein SPHKAP isoform X3 produces MMSSLVTVLRKFTEINFQSSAMFEVSDSVEVEGGTSETSVASSISACKKVLCSNSVLDSSEYWLTNEKVLCRLGLLDNDTEGSCAMMCFVNLDPQKTHDEKSIKKLASMSPDLPKLIELLTIHQPKENEILLLGGLEAPETCQKNQRSSPQAKQQRNTGVCLLQCSGKRHSMTPSSIIFEINKFMIGMQWGKERQSQHGRPIGQRVDDDTNRSISSIEEDFLTASEHLGDDSEDDGLRNEPESGNLGESSTEAAQKHFIRHSCHGGQLVHHPNQDVKREGHPRPSHHTKESAGHYASNLAESVLQDAFIRLSQDEASFISEAAVSVSLSTCPSNSTGPSKMKESSQQRTCSFELPKIVIVQSPDISDEWPENHAAGVHDHTAKTEEMPQNETQVHTVHYNGGQKRVEVALACAASVIGTITNPQLTETLALKSSSDEDKGEELQDAEEKSDYSISSAMCGMAQVAGAVAAVELREKSEHGGDSDEDSTEVYTASQGLMSAAKASAAFPLHCSVAEGTSVEAFRANIAEILHREAAEVLTQPQGYRSVAHLLETTHNKIVDGITCPKKCCMDEREVEDLINEVADGLFKHALEKAKKKKELEGAGKESQSLQVFMQDSVNNLLFDILYVTQKKISHISKCEQGSSVTQEGGVSGRELATAKESKDPLRHVQSLSDNSESINNENLSGILPHTDKSPVVPSFKQNPVLEDSDVPAASITAYFKEQQQESLCRQSQSKSKDLSDPQQGSGAFREPLSEIQVHSTDRRGRLVTSSDSKQASLTPQSSLNSCNSLLSLKLESESRTPVSCYAEDLATTVVSMATELAAICLENSTGKQPWFCALTGTSNEGPEAYLIPACRTVLRRKEGQNGNTSSRKHRAPRLSEIKRKTEEQPELMERLVNRVVDESVNPDEPQDPFALFASEVTARIMNCPELNVVDTSKSGQQRSRLQCERWSRGKASSYESIPEEDADPLGRANTLGPGSRLGQNLSRGSSISKQSSCESITDEFSRFMVNQMETEGRGFDLLLDYYAGKNASSILTAAVQQAATKKNGHLNIRASSCLSKQSSTESISEEFYRFMLRDMDKENKDYSMAKTKEWSNSLFPPSPRSPFCIRQSSVPDRRSSDSRLTVNSPIKANSFDGFARNVHGDTLNIFPTNSVSATGLCKSDSCLYQRGKTDHITDMLIHETWSSSIESLMRKNKIIPDPEDGIELEASGDSQTHVQQFANRLAADIVDIGKSALGGQQDVAGGMPGPRPQPHLPVVERRRGFKQSHLPCGRSRSSQEQAGSRTGSQASDSAPCTRSLRDVPLIHIEGDQRVEESQMNPERRDGEAQETLLLEKATANNDRNGTSSTSSLGLADLDAFSDVTTQSTVTSEETEEGHLARTKVNVFENSSACTAGGSTNLRELLVVNCDLEPECMDSELRVALQWIAASELGFPILCFRKSKEKRVAKFQRVVHLISQKAWRIADLFSAVVQFCKLQEKEDEAGLSLQASLFDWLLETL; encoded by the exons ATGTGTTTTGTAAATTTGGACCCTCAGAAAACTCACGATGAAAAAAGCATCAAG AAATTGGCTTCAATGTCTCCAGACCTGCCAAAGCTTATTGAATTATTGACTATCCACCAgccaaaagaaaatgaaatcctACTGCTTGGGGGCCTGGAAGCCCCCGAAACTTGCCAAAAAAACCAACGCTCCTCTCCGCAG GCCAAACAGCAGAGAAATACAGGTGTGTGCCTGCTTCAGTGTTCAGGGAAGAGGCACTCCATGACACCTTCAAGCATCATCTTTGAGATCAACAAGTTCATGATTGGTATGCAGTGGGGAAAGGAACGACAGTCTCAGCACGGCCGACCAATTGGACAGAGGGTTGATGATGACACCAACCGCTCTATCTCATCCATAGAAGAAGACTTCCTGACAGCCTCCGAGCACCTTGGGGATGACAGCGAGGATGATGGCTTGAGAAATG AACCAGAGAGTGGTAACTTGGGAGAGAGCTCAACTGAAGCTGCGCAGAAGCACTTTATCAGACATTCATGTCACGGGGGACAGCTGGTTCATCATCCGAATCAGGATGTGAAAAGAGAAGGGCATCCAAGACCAAGCCACCATACAAAGGAATCAGCTGGTCACTATGCTAGCAATTTGGCTGAGTCAGTCCTGCAAGATGCCTTCATACGACTTTCTCAAGATGAGGCTTCCTTTATCTCTGAGGCAGCTGTAAGCGTCTCCCTTTCTACTTGTCCTTCCAACTCCACTGGTCCATCAAAGATGAAAGAATCTTCACAACAACGTACCTGCTCTTTTGAACTTCCCAAAATTGTCATAGTTCAAAGTCCAGACATTTCTGATGAGTGGCCAGAGAATCACGCGGCTGGCGTGCATGACCACACTGCCAAAACTGAAGAAATGCCACAGAACGAGACCCAAGTTCACACTGTACATTACAACGGAGGGCAGAAACGTGTAGAGGTGGCTTTGGCTTGTGCCGCCAGTGTTATTGGCACGATTACTAACCCACAGTTGACTGAAACGCTCGCCCTCAAGTCTTCCTCAGATGAAGATAAAGGTGAGGAGCTGCAAGATGCTGAGGAAAAAAGTGACTACTCTATCTCCTCAGCTATGTGTGGCATGGCGCAGGTGGCTGGAGCAGTAGCAGCTGTAGAGCTAAGAGAGAAGTCAGAACACGGTGGTGATTCTGATGAAGATTCCACTGAGGTTTACACGGCATCGCAGGGTCTGATGTCTGCCGCCAAGGCCTCTGCAGCTTTCCCGCTGCACTGCAGTGTGGCAGAGGGAACAAGCGTTGAAGCTTTTCGAGCCAACATTGCTGAGATCCTGCACAGGGAAGCCGCTGAAGTGCTGACTCAACCACAAGGCTACAGGAGTGTTGCACATCTGCTGGAGACCACACATAACAAGATAGTGGATGGTATCACATGTCCAAAAAAATGCTGCATGGACGAAAGGGAGGTGGAGGACTTGATAAATGAAGTGGCAGACGGCCTATTCAAGCATGCTTTAGAGAaggctaaaaagaaaaaagagcttGAGGGTGCTGGAAAAGAGAGTCAAAGCCTTCAGGTTTTTATGCAGGACAGTGTAAACAACTTGCTTTTTGATATTCTTTATgtgacgcaaaaaaaaatcagtcacaTCTCAAAATGTGAACAAGGGTCCAGCGTAACACAAGAAGGTGGCGTATCTGGTCGTGAGCTTGCTACTGCAAAGGAAAGTAAGGATCCATTACGTCATGTACAGAGCTTAAGTGACAATAGTGAATCCATTAACAATGAGAACCTGAGTGGCATATTACCTCATACAGATAAGTCTCCTGTCGTACCAAGCTTTAAACAAAATCCTGTGCTTGAGGACAGTGACGTTCCTGCAGCTTCCATCACAGCATACTTCAAAGAGCAACAGCAGGAGTCATTATGCAGACAAAGTCAGTCTAAATCCAAAGACTTGTCTGATCCACAGCAGGGTAGTGGAGCATTCAGAGAACCTTTAAGTGAAATCCAAGTTCACAGCACAGATAGGAGGGGTCGACTAGTGACAAGCAGTGACAGCAAACAGGCCTCATTAACGCCACAATCCTCCCTCAACTCGTGCAATTCTCTGCTTTCTTTGAAGCTAGAGTCTGAGTCCAGGACACCGGTTTCGTGCTATGCTGAGGATTTGGCTACTACAGTGGTGTCCATGGCCACAGAACTGGCAGCCATTTGTCTGGAAAACTCGACTGGGAAACAACCCTGGTTCTGTGCCCTCACTGGAACATCTAATGAAGGGCCAGAAGCGTACCTGATACCGGCGTGTCGCACAGTGCTTAGGAGAAAAGAGGGTCAGAACGGCAATACATCCTCCAGGAAACATCGGGCACCACGCCTCAGTGAGATTaagagaaaaacagaggaaCAACCAGAACTAATGGAGAGGCTGGTAAACCGGGTGGTGGATGAGTCAGTCAACCCTGATGAACCTCAGGACCCGTTTGCCCTTTTTGCCTCTGAAGTCACAGCCAGGATCATGAACTGCCCTGAACTCAATGTGGTGGATACGTCCAAATCAGGCCAGCAGCGCAGTAGGCTGCAATGTGAGAGGTGGAGCCGTGGGAAAGCGTCCAGTTATGAAAGCATTCCAGAAGAAGACGCAGACCCTTTGGGGAGAGCCAACACCCTGGGCCCCGGCAGTCGGTTAGGTCAGAATTTAAGCCGGGGTAGCTCGATCTCTAAGCAGTCTAGCTGTGAGAGCATCACGGATGAGTTCTCACGATTCATGGTAAACCAGATGGAGACTGAAGGCAGAGGCTTTGACCTTCTGCTGGACTACTACGCAGGGAAAAATGCCAGCAGCATTCTGACTGCAGCTGTGCAACAGGCTGCAACAAAGAAAAATGGACACCTTAACATCAGGGCTTCATCCTGTTTGTCTAAGCAGTCTAGCACAGAGAGTATCTCAGAGGAGTTCTACCGGTTCATGCTTCGAGATATGGATAAGGAAAACAAAGACTATAGCATGGCCAAGACTAAAGAGTGGAGCAACAGCCTTTTCCCTCCCTCTCCTAGATCACCTTTCTGCATAAGACAGTCCTCTGTCCCTGACCGGCGCTCCTCAGATTCTCGACTGACTGTCAACTCGCCCATAAAAGCCAACTCTTTTGACGGATTTGCCCGTAATGTGCATGGAGACACATTGAATATTTTCCCCACCAACTCAGTGTCTGCTACAGGACTCTGTAAATCTGACTCATGCCTCTATCAAAGGGGCAAGACTGACCATATTACTGATATGCTGATCCATGAAACCTGGTCAAGTTCTATTGAGTCCTTAATGAGAAAGAATAAGATTATTCCCGATCCTGAGGACGGTATTGAGTTGGAGGCTTCAGGCGACTCCCAGACCCATGTGCAACAATTTGCCAATCGACTGGCAGCTGATATTGTAGATATTGGCAAGTCTGCACTTGGGGGACAACAAGATGTAGCTGGGGGAATGCCTGGACCACGCCCTCAGCCACACTTGCCTGTTGTTGAAAGGAGAAGGGGGTTCAAGCAATCTCACCTTCCTTGTGGTCGGAGTAGGTCCAGCCAGGAGCAGGCTGGCAGTAGAACGGGGTCCCAGGCAAGTGACAGTGCTCCTTGCACAAGGAGCCTCAGAGATGTGCCACTGATACACATTGAGGGAGATCAAAGGGTGGAAGAGAGTCAAATGAACCCTGAAAGAAGAGATGGAGAAGCTCAGGAAACACTGCTTTTGGAGAAGGCTACTGCCAACAATGACAG GAATGGGACAAGCAGCACATCTAGTCTCGGCCTGGCAGACCTGGATGCTTTTTCTGATGTGACAACTCAGAGCACAGTAACCAG TGAGGAGACAGAAGAAGGACACCTGGCAAGAACCAAAGTGAATGTTTTTG AGAACAGTTCAGCATGTACGGCAGGAGGCAGTACCAATCTCAGAGAGCTCTTAGTGGTAAACTGCGACCTGGAGCCAGAATGTATGGACTCAGAACTCAGAGTGGCCCTGCAGTGGATCGCCGCCTCTGAGCTGGGCTTCCCAATTCTCTGCTTCAGAAAATCCAAGGAGAAGAGGGTTGCAAAG TTCCAGAGGGTGGTTCACCTGATATCTCAAAAGGCATGGCGAATTGCAGATTTGTTCAGTGCTGTAGTCCAATTCT
- the sphkap gene encoding A-kinase anchor protein SPHKAP isoform X1 has translation MMSSLVTVLRKFTEINFQSSAMFEVSDSVEVEGGTSETSVASSISACKKVLCSNSVLDSSEYWLTNEKVLCRLGLLDNDTEGSCAMMCFVNLDPQKTHDEKSIKKLASMSPDLPKLIELLTIHQPKENEILLLGGLEAPETCQKNQRSSPQAKQQRNTGVCLLQCSGKRHSMTPSSIIFEINKFMIGMQWGKERQSQHGRPIGQRVDDDTNRSISSIEEDFLTASEHLGDDSEDDGLRNEPESGNLGESSTEAAQKHFIRHSCHGGQLVHHPNQDVKREGHPRPSHHTKESAGHYASNLAESVLQDAFIRLSQDEASFISEAAVSVSLSTCPSNSTGPSKMKESSQQRTCSFELPKIVIVQSPDISDEWPENHAAGVHDHTAKTEEMPQNETQVHTVHYNGGQKRVEVALACAASVIGTITNPQLTETLALKSSSDEDKGEELQDAEEKSDYSISSAMCGMAQVAGAVAAVELREKSEHGGDSDEDSTEVYTASQGLMSAAKASAAFPLHCSVAEGTSVEAFRANIAEILHREAAEVLTQPQGYRSVAHLLETTHNKIVDGITCPKKCCMDEREVEDLINEVADGLFKHALEKAKKKKELEGAGKESQSLQVFMQDSVNNLLFDILYVTQKKISHISKCEQGSSVTQEGGVSGRELATAKESKDPLRHVQSLSDNSESINNENLSGILPHTDKSPVVPSFKQNPVLEDSDVPAASITAYFKEQQQESLCRQSQSKSKDLSDPQQGSGAFREPLSEIQVHSTDRRGRLVTSSDSKQASLTPQSSLNSCNSLLSLKLESESRTPVSCYAEDLATTVVSMATELAAICLENSTGKQPWFCALTGTSNEGPEAYLIPACRTVLRRKEGQNGNTSSRKHRAPRLSEIKRKTEEQPELMERLVNRVVDESVNPDEPQDPFALFASEVTARIMNCPELNVVDTSKSGQQRSRLQCERWSRGKASSYESIPEEDADPLGRANTLGPGSRLGQNLSRGSSISKQSSCESITDEFSRFMVNQMETEGRGFDLLLDYYAGKNASSILTAAVQQAATKKNGHLNIRASSCLSKQSSTESISEEFYRFMLRDMDKENKDYSMAKTKEWSNSLFPPSPRSPFCIRQSSVPDRRSSDSRLTVNSPIKANSFDGFARNVHGDTLNIFPTNSVSATGLCKSDSCLYQRGKTDHITDMLIHETWSSSIESLMRKNKIIPDPEDGIELEASGDSQTHVQQFANRLAADIVDIGKSALGGQQDVAGGMPGPRPQPHLPVVERRRGFKQSHLPCGRSRSSQEQAGSRTGSQASDSAPCTRSLRDVPLIHIEGDQRVEESQMNPERRDGEAQETLLLEKATANNDSSDRDRPAVVVAAVVKRDKRSMSASSEESMGSWSHITPEDDPHEETSSFIQLSEGNGTSSTSSLGLADLDAFSDVTTQSTVTSEETEEGHLARTKVNVFENSSACTAGGSTNLRELLVVNCDLEPECMDSELRVALQWIAASELGFPILCFRKSKEKRVAKFQRVVHLISQKAWRIADLFSAVVQFCKLQEKEDEAGLSLQASLFDWLLETL, from the exons ATGTGTTTTGTAAATTTGGACCCTCAGAAAACTCACGATGAAAAAAGCATCAAG AAATTGGCTTCAATGTCTCCAGACCTGCCAAAGCTTATTGAATTATTGACTATCCACCAgccaaaagaaaatgaaatcctACTGCTTGGGGGCCTGGAAGCCCCCGAAACTTGCCAAAAAAACCAACGCTCCTCTCCGCAG GCCAAACAGCAGAGAAATACAGGTGTGTGCCTGCTTCAGTGTTCAGGGAAGAGGCACTCCATGACACCTTCAAGCATCATCTTTGAGATCAACAAGTTCATGATTGGTATGCAGTGGGGAAAGGAACGACAGTCTCAGCACGGCCGACCAATTGGACAGAGGGTTGATGATGACACCAACCGCTCTATCTCATCCATAGAAGAAGACTTCCTGACAGCCTCCGAGCACCTTGGGGATGACAGCGAGGATGATGGCTTGAGAAATG AACCAGAGAGTGGTAACTTGGGAGAGAGCTCAACTGAAGCTGCGCAGAAGCACTTTATCAGACATTCATGTCACGGGGGACAGCTGGTTCATCATCCGAATCAGGATGTGAAAAGAGAAGGGCATCCAAGACCAAGCCACCATACAAAGGAATCAGCTGGTCACTATGCTAGCAATTTGGCTGAGTCAGTCCTGCAAGATGCCTTCATACGACTTTCTCAAGATGAGGCTTCCTTTATCTCTGAGGCAGCTGTAAGCGTCTCCCTTTCTACTTGTCCTTCCAACTCCACTGGTCCATCAAAGATGAAAGAATCTTCACAACAACGTACCTGCTCTTTTGAACTTCCCAAAATTGTCATAGTTCAAAGTCCAGACATTTCTGATGAGTGGCCAGAGAATCACGCGGCTGGCGTGCATGACCACACTGCCAAAACTGAAGAAATGCCACAGAACGAGACCCAAGTTCACACTGTACATTACAACGGAGGGCAGAAACGTGTAGAGGTGGCTTTGGCTTGTGCCGCCAGTGTTATTGGCACGATTACTAACCCACAGTTGACTGAAACGCTCGCCCTCAAGTCTTCCTCAGATGAAGATAAAGGTGAGGAGCTGCAAGATGCTGAGGAAAAAAGTGACTACTCTATCTCCTCAGCTATGTGTGGCATGGCGCAGGTGGCTGGAGCAGTAGCAGCTGTAGAGCTAAGAGAGAAGTCAGAACACGGTGGTGATTCTGATGAAGATTCCACTGAGGTTTACACGGCATCGCAGGGTCTGATGTCTGCCGCCAAGGCCTCTGCAGCTTTCCCGCTGCACTGCAGTGTGGCAGAGGGAACAAGCGTTGAAGCTTTTCGAGCCAACATTGCTGAGATCCTGCACAGGGAAGCCGCTGAAGTGCTGACTCAACCACAAGGCTACAGGAGTGTTGCACATCTGCTGGAGACCACACATAACAAGATAGTGGATGGTATCACATGTCCAAAAAAATGCTGCATGGACGAAAGGGAGGTGGAGGACTTGATAAATGAAGTGGCAGACGGCCTATTCAAGCATGCTTTAGAGAaggctaaaaagaaaaaagagcttGAGGGTGCTGGAAAAGAGAGTCAAAGCCTTCAGGTTTTTATGCAGGACAGTGTAAACAACTTGCTTTTTGATATTCTTTATgtgacgcaaaaaaaaatcagtcacaTCTCAAAATGTGAACAAGGGTCCAGCGTAACACAAGAAGGTGGCGTATCTGGTCGTGAGCTTGCTACTGCAAAGGAAAGTAAGGATCCATTACGTCATGTACAGAGCTTAAGTGACAATAGTGAATCCATTAACAATGAGAACCTGAGTGGCATATTACCTCATACAGATAAGTCTCCTGTCGTACCAAGCTTTAAACAAAATCCTGTGCTTGAGGACAGTGACGTTCCTGCAGCTTCCATCACAGCATACTTCAAAGAGCAACAGCAGGAGTCATTATGCAGACAAAGTCAGTCTAAATCCAAAGACTTGTCTGATCCACAGCAGGGTAGTGGAGCATTCAGAGAACCTTTAAGTGAAATCCAAGTTCACAGCACAGATAGGAGGGGTCGACTAGTGACAAGCAGTGACAGCAAACAGGCCTCATTAACGCCACAATCCTCCCTCAACTCGTGCAATTCTCTGCTTTCTTTGAAGCTAGAGTCTGAGTCCAGGACACCGGTTTCGTGCTATGCTGAGGATTTGGCTACTACAGTGGTGTCCATGGCCACAGAACTGGCAGCCATTTGTCTGGAAAACTCGACTGGGAAACAACCCTGGTTCTGTGCCCTCACTGGAACATCTAATGAAGGGCCAGAAGCGTACCTGATACCGGCGTGTCGCACAGTGCTTAGGAGAAAAGAGGGTCAGAACGGCAATACATCCTCCAGGAAACATCGGGCACCACGCCTCAGTGAGATTaagagaaaaacagaggaaCAACCAGAACTAATGGAGAGGCTGGTAAACCGGGTGGTGGATGAGTCAGTCAACCCTGATGAACCTCAGGACCCGTTTGCCCTTTTTGCCTCTGAAGTCACAGCCAGGATCATGAACTGCCCTGAACTCAATGTGGTGGATACGTCCAAATCAGGCCAGCAGCGCAGTAGGCTGCAATGTGAGAGGTGGAGCCGTGGGAAAGCGTCCAGTTATGAAAGCATTCCAGAAGAAGACGCAGACCCTTTGGGGAGAGCCAACACCCTGGGCCCCGGCAGTCGGTTAGGTCAGAATTTAAGCCGGGGTAGCTCGATCTCTAAGCAGTCTAGCTGTGAGAGCATCACGGATGAGTTCTCACGATTCATGGTAAACCAGATGGAGACTGAAGGCAGAGGCTTTGACCTTCTGCTGGACTACTACGCAGGGAAAAATGCCAGCAGCATTCTGACTGCAGCTGTGCAACAGGCTGCAACAAAGAAAAATGGACACCTTAACATCAGGGCTTCATCCTGTTTGTCTAAGCAGTCTAGCACAGAGAGTATCTCAGAGGAGTTCTACCGGTTCATGCTTCGAGATATGGATAAGGAAAACAAAGACTATAGCATGGCCAAGACTAAAGAGTGGAGCAACAGCCTTTTCCCTCCCTCTCCTAGATCACCTTTCTGCATAAGACAGTCCTCTGTCCCTGACCGGCGCTCCTCAGATTCTCGACTGACTGTCAACTCGCCCATAAAAGCCAACTCTTTTGACGGATTTGCCCGTAATGTGCATGGAGACACATTGAATATTTTCCCCACCAACTCAGTGTCTGCTACAGGACTCTGTAAATCTGACTCATGCCTCTATCAAAGGGGCAAGACTGACCATATTACTGATATGCTGATCCATGAAACCTGGTCAAGTTCTATTGAGTCCTTAATGAGAAAGAATAAGATTATTCCCGATCCTGAGGACGGTATTGAGTTGGAGGCTTCAGGCGACTCCCAGACCCATGTGCAACAATTTGCCAATCGACTGGCAGCTGATATTGTAGATATTGGCAAGTCTGCACTTGGGGGACAACAAGATGTAGCTGGGGGAATGCCTGGACCACGCCCTCAGCCACACTTGCCTGTTGTTGAAAGGAGAAGGGGGTTCAAGCAATCTCACCTTCCTTGTGGTCGGAGTAGGTCCAGCCAGGAGCAGGCTGGCAGTAGAACGGGGTCCCAGGCAAGTGACAGTGCTCCTTGCACAAGGAGCCTCAGAGATGTGCCACTGATACACATTGAGGGAGATCAAAGGGTGGAAGAGAGTCAAATGAACCCTGAAAGAAGAGATGGAGAAGCTCAGGAAACACTGCTTTTGGAGAAGGCTACTGCCAACAATGACAG CAGTGACAGGGACAGGCCAGCTGTGGTGGTGGCTGCGGTAGTCAAGAGGGACAAGCGTTCAATGAGTGCTAGCAGTGAAGAGAGCATGGGCAGCTGGTCCCATATAACCCCTGAAGATGACCCCCACGAGGAGACCAGTAGTTTTATCCAGCTGAGTGAGGG GAATGGGACAAGCAGCACATCTAGTCTCGGCCTGGCAGACCTGGATGCTTTTTCTGATGTGACAACTCAGAGCACAGTAACCAG TGAGGAGACAGAAGAAGGACACCTGGCAAGAACCAAAGTGAATGTTTTTG AGAACAGTTCAGCATGTACGGCAGGAGGCAGTACCAATCTCAGAGAGCTCTTAGTGGTAAACTGCGACCTGGAGCCAGAATGTATGGACTCAGAACTCAGAGTGGCCCTGCAGTGGATCGCCGCCTCTGAGCTGGGCTTCCCAATTCTCTGCTTCAGAAAATCCAAGGAGAAGAGGGTTGCAAAG TTCCAGAGGGTGGTTCACCTGATATCTCAAAAGGCATGGCGAATTGCAGATTTGTTCAGTGCTGTAGTCCAATTCT